The genome window TATACTCCTATGGATTTACCCaagctgctttctgctgggaATTTGGCATTCCCTGAAAAGCTCCATGGCTGATCCTGCAAGCAATGCCAGTGAACAGCCCCTCCAACTCCACTGCAGAGATAGCAGACCCCATTTTTGTGCTATACACCAACAGCTATCACGTTTGTCTGAGGCTGTCCTTCTCCAAAGGTTATCCAAAAGGCagatttatttacttttacCACTAAACAATGCTCCTATTATTTGGAGAGCACAATCCCCCACATGCCTAATTggttataataaaaataatactcACAAGTACTGGGCAGGAAACTTCAAACAGTGCACGTTTAATGAGCCACTCTTCATAGAGCTCATGAATAGCTTCTAAATATTCCTAGAAAAGAAGCACTGGACTAACACAAATGCCCAGGGatgacacacacacattgcAATCTTTATCCATTGGGAAGCAGTTAAAAGACACATATAAAAGCCTGCAACAGATATCTTCCactaacaaaaaataaaaagcatcagaaggtttttgagaaaaattaattccaagtACAAAGTTTAACTCCAGGAAGACCTCAAGAAACAGCTTACAGGAGCAGAGGGCTCTCAGCTCCTTTTAAGATCAAGCAACCACGATTCTCTCCCACAGGTAAAATGTGGTTCaagattttacagaaaaaaaatacaacaaagtaAGGACAAAAAGGGCAAGGCTGCAAAGAATATGCATGGGAGGCACTTTCTGTGTCAGTACATTTCCCTAGAATTCCCAGCTCACTTTCTCATAACTCAATTTCCTCTAAAAGCTCTCCTGCCTGTCATGAACTGGCTTTTTTCTTCATGGAGATCACTTCACATTGCTCATTCATAACTGCTCCCCTCctcttcagcagagctgcaaaataACACAAGGGCTCTTCAAATCCATTACAGGaggatttattttcaaaatttcacaTGGCCCAAAATTTAGCTCTTTGCACAGATCTTCAACTGACGATTGCTTCTCCTGAGCCAcgcacccagggctgcagagggagctgcatTCATGTCTGGGCAGGCTTCTTTGGAAGCCTTGCGGCATGAGGGGCCATGCTGTGAATTGGCACAGAAATCACTGTTCCATCAGCACAGCTTGTTTTAAAACAGATCCCAAGGTCACAGTTTTCAAGGAGCTGCTTCCTTTCAGCCACAGCAGAGACACTTTTCATGCACAAACATGTGCAGGGAGGAGACAGCAAAGTGCCCACAGAAACCTCAGCACCTGCAAGCCCAGGCACCCATGCTACACCTGGGTGCTTTTGTGCCATTTCATGGTACAAAGGCAATTGATTTTACATCCTAGAGAAGATTACCAGTTGATTAATGCTGCACCTAAAGTCAGCTACAGAAGAACATCTGGGAGACTCAGCATGCATGACagatcattttttaaaaataaatctaaattcAATATTCAGGGTTTAGTTTGCAGTGGAAACAGCTGCACCACATTCTGGCAATATACTCAGGATACAATTTTAGTATTTAGATTGGAATTGTTCCATTTTCAAAGCTCCTTGTGAGCACATATATCACAGGAACTCCTTACCAGAGGAAtgactttttcctcttccctgcacCGTGTCTTTAGCCTCTCATAACAAACTTCAGGAGATGTCTGCAAATAAACTGCGGGAACGAAAATGTTAATAGTTATGTTCAAGGAtcagttttaaaagcaaataagaaACTCACTTCACAAACTATAGAAGGGAAGGATCCTGGCTTGGGTACCACCACTGGACCTCCCCTTTGCTACTACCCAACCCATGAACCGCCCACAaacccaggctgtctgatggtGGTCACTTTTATACTGAATAATGTGATTATTTATGAGCCAGGAGacaagaattgtttttttctcccagaaaggAAACCCACCCACAGCCCTCCAGACCCAACAAGATGTTACCTATCAAATCAACTGAAACATCAGTGTTGTTCTGGATCCAGTCAAACCATTCACTCAGGACAGCATAATCCACCTCTGGCATTTTTCCACTGAACAAACACAAGAGGCATCTGAGCAGCATGCAAGATCAACTCCAAACTCTCATTGTGCTCACCTGACCACAATCCCTCCCCACATAAACcatattttataaaagagaaagaccagatcttttccttttttttaagtactcAATGGTATTTATTGCTCAGGTTCTCTGTATCAGCATCAGTTCAAGTCTGTCCCAGGACATGTCACCAGAAGGGATGATTTACTGAGCAGCACCAACAATTCCTTACAGAAGCCACAgtaaaaggcagcaaaaatatAATGTCCATGTGTCAATAAATTTACTCGCACTGTGAGAAATATTTGTGGAAAGAGTAGTGAAATATTCAATATGCTTAACTTTGAACTCAGAGCACAGAATGTTGGAGACAAATGTCCCAAAGTTATCTCAAAAACAACAATAAAGTATCAGACAACTCAAGTAAAAGGGAGTTACTGAGGACAGGTTAAGAATCACCTACCATGTTTTCATTAGTGTATTAATTTTCACTTATTCCTGAGTGTCAAATATTACTAATTTTACAGTATCCTCTCTTCAAAACTGGTGACAGTTACACGTATTCTCAACACTCTTTCCTAAACACATttgcaatagaaaaaaaatttaagaagaTGGAGTTGGGAGGCTCCTGTGCTCTCCAGCTGAATGATTAAGACCAGCTAGACCATATTAAATaggactgaagaaaaatattccatagATTTCTAAACCAGTCCCCTGGCAACTTGCTTTGATCACTTGCAAAAGTGAGCAAAAGTAATACAGGTATTTCCCTAAGtatggaaaaaagcaaaatccctGTTTGTGCCACATCCCCTCTTGATTGGCCATCTAGAAATGGGGTAacactgctcactgctgctcttcttGATAATCACATCAATTCTGGGTAGCAGGGATCTACAGCAGCCAAAGTCTTATTGTGCTACTTTTCTCCAGGATAGATGGGGGAAATAGGAAGGCTGAAAGGAACTGGAAACAGGAAGAAGCTCCACTGCTCTTACCCTAAAAAACAAATACATCCAAGTCAATTCTGCACTGACCTGCCCGACAGACAGCACATCTTTGCTTTCCCTGGGTAATCCTGGGAGGACTCTGGCTCAAGATCCATAAAGATACAGGGTATataaaaggcacaaaatggTGTTTACATTTCCAAAGTTTGCTGGCATTTGGCTCCTACCAAGTCAGGTTTTTACTGCCTAAGTCCAGCATGAACAGAGGGAATTTCTATCCTAACCAGTGATGGACTCAGGGACACTGAACTGCAGTGCTCACCTACAGCACACCCTGCACACTCATGTGCACACAACTGAGACTCACCTAACACAGCCAGTCTGACTCCTTTTTTAATGTGTCACAAAACAGCTACTTTCACACAGTCCTCAattattccttcttttatttataatccttttaaacattattttcttttggcttGCCGTTGGTTCTATCAGCTACCTTCTAGCTCACtgtaacaaaacaaagcaaatgccttttttcaacatttaaaaAGTGCAAAACATTTTAGATGCCCTTAAAATTGTTATTATTAACTTACAGTGCTGCCTCAAACAGATTTAGCCTCATAGCAACTAAgtccttaggaaaaaaagcactttgtCTACAATGAAAAAAGAAGCCAGTAACTAAAAATGAGGATATTCCAGGCTGTTTGCACTGTGTGTGGACTGGGATGAATAAGAACTTCCAAAGGCTTTCCCATGGCACAGAGGTGCTCGTGCAGCATGGATGACACCTTGTGGCACAAACTGGGATTTGTTACTGTTCCAGTCCCTCAAGGCCACTGAAAAACCCACTAAAACCCATCTGTCACATCCACTCCTCTACAGAAATTCAGcactccaaacaaacaaaaccctgatTCCTGCACTATACCAGGTAGTTTGGGGGGTGAGTTACACCTAGGGCAGTTAGGTGTAACTGTTGTAATTGTTCTTTCTTTACTCACAGCCTACCAAGGCTCGCAGTCTGTTTTGATCCTGTAAATCCTGATTCTGAGCAAGAGCACAAGACTTGAGACCCTGCTTGCAAGAAATGCCAATCCTGGATGCCAGGCTGGATAACACTGCCTGGTTCTCTACCTCCCAGAGTCTTATTCTTTCtatctttgtgtttttttcctgtccagCATGTGTTTGATTCAAGCAAGATTTGGGTATTCAGCTGGAGAGCCAGTGACTTCAATAGCTGGTGTCTAAATAATACTGAGTgctcaggagcacagcaggaaaagcttttcctgagTCCTACAGGAagtgggcagcacagcccatACCAAACACACTGCCACTCCAACACAGAACTGGCAGATTTCACAGGCCCCTTAAATGCACATTACCAAAGGAATTATCGTTTGAttagatatatatttaaaataatgaatccAAGAAAGTAAAGCAGAAAACCACATGCCATACCTTCGATAGAGGTTCTccacaaaaatgtgttttgcacTGTGAATTGACCGCTCCATCATCCTTATGGGGGAAATCTGCAACACAGAACCTGACACTTTCAtgcttgtttcttttcactCATATGGCATACAAATTGtatgaaatacaattttaagaTCTTGTGAGAAACAAACTTACTGGGAGGGTGGGAACCACAAAGCAAACAAGGACTCCTGATCTTACTCGGATTTGTTATTCAGACACCAGCTCAAGGCCAAGTGCTCAGCATTCAGCTGAGCAGTGGAAAGTAACTCAGggtacaaaaagcagaaatccaTTTGGGATCTGCAGGACAATGGGAACTACTGCTCCCCAAAGTGCTGCTTCATCCCATGCATTGCTGGgtcacagcacacagctgaCATCAGACACATTCAGGAAAGGAAACGGGACTTTTAAAAGAAGTAACTGCAGCTGACAGAGTCCTGgcctcagccagccctgcacatgTTCTACCAGCACTTCATGTTGGAGAAGGGAGATCCTCTGACACTCCTGGGCCTGGCAGAGCAACTTCTCACCCAGGCTTCTGCACattaacaaagcaaaaacagcTCCAGCAAGGCTCAAATGACAAAAAAGCTCAGAGGGAAATCCTCCAGAATTCTTGAATGAACTTCTTCTCCGAGAAACCAGGATTTGTATTGTCTTGGAAAAACACCTCTTCCAAAAACCTAATGATTATATCTGCCACTTTCATATTTGGTACTGCCAACAGTCTGCCTTGACACAAACTCAGAAAACACAACATAAGAACAATCAGTAAAATATAAGCATGGCATCTAAGACCAGGTCTTGTAATCAGGGAATGGAAGACAGCACGGAATGTAACGAAAGGTgtttgaaggagaaaagaatgaagaaatctTGACAAAAAGGTAGGACGtgaaatttaatataaaaaaaggaaaaaattacgAGAAAGAAAGGATGTCAACCACCcaaaaaaggaatagaaaatgGTAGTGGAAGTATTTTGCATAAACAGAAGAAGCAATGGCTAAATTTGTACTAGACAGCACGAAGCAGTACCATGAATTCTAACAAGAGATTACTTGGTGTTTGCCAAAgatttgaaataatgaaattacaGACAAGTCACTGACATGAAACGAGGAAGAGATTTGTGCAAGCCTCGCCCTAAAGGGTGTGCCCAAAGAGCAGCATCAGTTTGGGGAAATtgtgagcaggcaggaggcagaggttTTACCCCCAGAGCACACACTGAGCATGTCAATGTCTGCACCACAGAAATTCCTACTCACTGCAGGAACAAAGAATTAATGCACACAGCATCCTAACTCTTGAATATAATGTTAAAAGGATTTATCACTCATAACCACATCAAATTACTCgtaaaattaaaagaagtttCCTTACCATGGGCCGggtgtgctgctccagcatggtCAGCTGGACATAGGTCTGCAGAGTTATCCCCCACCTTGATGCATCCTGGTACATTAAGCCCTGGGGTCAGAGATGGAAGCAGAACAGATGGACATTTGTAAGGACAAACAGCACAACAGGAAGTTGGTATTTAGGAAACTTTTCCCTACAGCAGCATGGCTCTAAGAAGTGTGCTAAAACAGCTGACATCAGGTTTGACCAACATGAAGTGATCATTTGCTCTCCACAATGGAGCTGCAGAATtacagccctgtccctccagacACTGAGTGGGAGGCTGGCTGAACTCAGCAGGAATTAGTTACTCTGCACAAGGAACAGTCAGAACCAACTAATGGAAAAAACCTACCTGCTACACTATTTTTGTGCCCTGACAGACCTTCAGTGCACCCAGAAATCATACAGGGCTCTAAGTATGGTCAGGGCCTCAGAAAGGTGTCCTTTAACACCGGCTATTCCTCCCAAAGGAtcctcacagcagctctcagtaGCTGTTCCACTTTCTGATTGCTGCAATTCCACACTCACATAGAACGTAAAAGAAACAATCTATCCTGCGCAGCAGAGAAAGGATCTCactcaaaataaaacatcattCAGTGTCTTTTGGATGAGGTGACAAGTTTTAAGAGAGCAGCAAAGCTTCAGCCCACAAGTCTGACCTTCTGCTGTACTCCCTGCCAAGATCAGATTTTGCCACTGCTCCAAGGCTGCTGCGGCGTCATGCAACACATGCCCCAACCCTTTACTAACAATCAGAAAGGCATCAGCAACTCCTAGGAGGGACAATTTACTGTTCCAGAGGGCCTGTGCTAACACTGATGGTATTTAGCACATGTCAGGGCAAGTATGGCTTGGGGTGTGTCCACACTGCAGACTGCAGAGCCTGAGCACAGACCCTTGCCTCAGCCACAGtgggggctctgcagaggggctgagccctAGGCACAGGGCTGACAGCAGGGACCACTTCCAGCATGCCAGCAAGGCcagtgtgcagctgcagctgggacccAGGGACATCCTGGGGGGAGCAGTTTCAAGAAGCCTCGGCCACCCAAAAGACAATGGAAGCCCCCAACTCCTCACTGGCCTGAATTTTCCTTacctgcagcagccaaaggaTGACAGATTCATGCAGGGTTAAAgagttggaatggaccttaaagcccatccagtgccacccctgccatggcagggacaccttccactgtcccaggctgctccaagccccagtgtccaacctggccttggacactgccagggatccaggggcacccacagctgcacaccCTCAGAGGACAGAGTTCCTTCCATGCATCCAACCTAAACTACCTCTCTTTTGATTTGTCTCCTTTCCCCCCTATCACGTCCTTGCAGTTCCTGAGGAATTGTCCCTCTCTGGGTTCCCTCTAGCTCCTCAGAtcctggaaggagctgtgagctTCTCctgtccaggctgagcagccccagctctcccagcctggctccccaggggaggtgctccagtcccctcAGCACCTCCGTGGCCTCACCTGGACTTATTccaacagttccatgtccttcttatATTGGGGGCTCCAGAACTGTTCACAGATCTTCAATCAGACAACATTAACTGACAGATCCACCCCTCACCtcacctccttcccttcttTGAAACAGGCACAACAAGCACATTTAGAAACAACTGCCACACTCAGGGCTTACCTTCCTGGGAATTGTTTTAACTCACCCCACTGGACATCCAGTCCTTGCCAAAACAACATTTTATATGCAGAGTTTCTATTACATGCATGTCTTAACCGCAATAGAAGCTCTTTTGCTTTGTGGAGCTTTAGTTTTTGCTTGTGAGATTTGGATCACACCTTTTGTAGCAGTTTTGCTGGATAAAAAGCCATCACACATGTCTTGCTAAAAGAACAGTCACTGTAACTGCAGGAATAATTTCTGCCACTTACCAGGATATTATGACCTCGAACATTCCTCCACTTGGTCAAGGGTTCCTTCAAAACCTGGTTTAAAAGAATTACTCCATGTTAAATACATCTTAGTTTCAAAACACTTAATGTGATCCTACAAGTCTACAACTATTGTTAAGGAATACTTGTGCAGTAACTCAGAGCATTCAGGACTTGTATTGGAAAGCTCATGACACTTAAAAAACCAGCACTGAATTCTGTAACACAAAAGGTAATAATGAACACTGCTAAAAATAGAGACATGTCAATATCCAACATCTTCTTAGCATTTTTAAACACCCTGTAAGCCtgaagagaattatttttttttgagtcAAAATCAGTGCCATGTAAGGGAAAGAACAGCTTAGCAGACTACTTAGCATTTCAATGACAAGTCCATCCCCTCACAAATTAACTtgtcagcaaaggaagaggATCAGACTGCTAgcacatttgttttcattttatttttgtgttctaACAAACAAAATGTATTCAAATCTTTTACAAAATGAATCAGAAAAGCTTCTACCCTGAATAGGTAAAATCACAAGAGACCTGCCTGGTTCAAAC of Serinus canaria isolate serCan28SL12 chromosome 11, serCan2020, whole genome shotgun sequence contains these proteins:
- the TK2 gene encoding thymidine kinase 2, mitochondrial isoform X2 — translated: MAAERPGRCAEEPGLRDDAGSRGDAGADPADKRLIKKDARKRIICIEGNIASGKTTCLDYFAQTTSIEVLKEPLTKWRNVRGHNILVSGRNYSCSYSDCSFSKTCVMAFYPAKLLQKGLMYQDASRWGITLQTYVQLTMLEQHTRPMISPIRMMERSIHSAKHIFVENLYRSGKMPEVDYAVLSEWFDWIQNNTDVSVDLIVYLQTSPEVCYERLKTRCREEEKVIPLEYLEAIHELYEEWLIKRALFEVSCPVLVIGADHDMQKMIEKYEENRDQILNPANRQHCL
- the TK2 gene encoding thymidine kinase 2, mitochondrial isoform X4; translated protein: MEQESDKRLIKKDARKRIICIEGNIASGKTTCLDYFAQTTSIEVLKEPLTKWRNVRGHNILVSGRNYSCSYSDCSFSKTCVMAFYPAKLLQKGLMYQDASRWGITLQTYVQLTMLEQHTRPMISPIRMMERSIHSAKHIFVENLYRSGKMPEVDYAVLSEWFDWIQNNTDVSVDLIVYLQTSPEVCYERLKTRCREEEKVIPLEYLEAIHELYEEWLIKRALFEVSCPVLVIGADHDMQKMIEKYEENRDQILNPANRQHCL
- the TK2 gene encoding thymidine kinase 2, mitochondrial isoform X5; protein product: MWRRGAAWAWGRRGAGTAVPGPSAGGPRAAAEHKRLIKKDARKRIICIEGNIASGKTTCLDYFAQTTSIEVLKEPLTKWRNVRGHNILGLMYQDASRWGITLQTYVQLTMLEQHTRPMISPIRMMERSIHSAKHIFVENLYRSGKMPEVDYAVLSEWFDWIQNNTDVSVDLIVYLQTSPEVCYERLKTRCREEEKVIPLEYLEAIHELYEEWLIKRALFEVSCPVLVIGADHDMQKMIEKYEENRDQILNPANRQHCL
- the TK2 gene encoding thymidine kinase 2, mitochondrial isoform X1; protein product: MWRRGAAWAWGRRGAGTAVPGPSAGGPRAAAEHKRLIKKDARKRIICIEGNIASGKTTCLDYFAQTTSIEVLKEPLTKWRNVRGHNILVSGRNYSCSYSDCSFSKTCVMAFYPAKLLQKGLMYQDASRWGITLQTYVQLTMLEQHTRPMISPIRMMERSIHSAKHIFVENLYRSGKMPEVDYAVLSEWFDWIQNNTDVSVDLIVYLQTSPEVCYERLKTRCREEEKVIPLEYLEAIHELYEEWLIKRALFEVSCPVLVIGADHDMQKMIEKYEENRDQILNPANRQHCL
- the TK2 gene encoding thymidine kinase 2, mitochondrial isoform X3, which gives rise to MRWSGSGGAGAGSDPRAAPGEQERDKRLIKKDARKRIICIEGNIASGKTTCLDYFAQTTSIEVLKEPLTKWRNVRGHNILVSGRNYSCSYSDCSFSKTCVMAFYPAKLLQKGLMYQDASRWGITLQTYVQLTMLEQHTRPMISPIRMMERSIHSAKHIFVENLYRSGKMPEVDYAVLSEWFDWIQNNTDVSVDLIVYLQTSPEVCYERLKTRCREEEKVIPLEYLEAIHELYEEWLIKRALFEVSCPVLVIGADHDMQKMIEKYEENRDQILNPANRQHCL
- the TK2 gene encoding thymidine kinase 2, mitochondrial isoform X6, which translates into the protein MWRRGAAWAWGRRGAGTAVPGPSAGGPRAAAEHKRLIKKDARKRIICIEGNIASGKTTCLDYFAQTTSIEVLKEPLTKWRNVRGHNILVSGRNYSCSYSDCSFSKTCVMAFYPAKLLQKGLMYQDASRWGITLQTYVQLTMLEQHTRPMISPIRMMERSIHSAKHIFVENLYRSGKMPEVDYAVLSEWFDWIQNNTDVSVDLIVYLQTSPEVCYERLKTRCREEEKVIPLLC